In Drosophila miranda strain MSH22 chromosome XR, D.miranda_PacBio2.1, whole genome shotgun sequence, the genomic window AAGCGACGGCGAGGCCCTAACACcagggcacctgctgacaggcgggtCGCTCATTGCCCCCCCAGCACTGCGGACTACGGACCAGGAGAGTCTCAGTTGCTTGCGGCGATGGCGACTTGTCTCGTCAGTCAGGCAAGCGTTttggcagcgatggtcccgCGAATATGTCCTGGGGCTGCAAATTCGGGGCAAATGGCACCAGCGGCAACCGAACCTCGAGGAAGTAGACGTCGTCATCGTGGCCGAGGACAATCTGCCGCCTCAGGAGTGGCTCGGTGGGAGGGTCATCGCCACGCACGAAGGAGAGGACGGCATGGTCAGGGTCGTCGAAATAAGGACTAGCACTGGAGCGGTTTTTCGGCGGGCCATACACAAGTTGGCGCCGCTCCCAATGTGTTGAAGCCGATGCAGGCGTTCACCGGGGCCGGTGTTGCGTGACCTTCCATCCATGGCGGCGATTATTAGTTATTTGATCTTAATTATGAAGTCTattgtaagttaggctagggcaaagcgggagcgcaataaaagctcgctctctcgctcttggcgaattcgccccgctttgccaccgtaggttagctagagtaagagatttgaattGTGAAGGAAATATAGTTGTTCGCTAACATTGAAGTAGATCGACCGTATCCATTTTCGCCCCGCCGAATAAATAATTCaattacagccacccaaagttttcggttAATAACTCTTCTAATTTTTCAAAGGGTGAATGGCCGTTACAATGGAAATGAccaaaaaacagtacaattatatactggttgtcgttgatgggTTTTataagtttgtttggttatatcTTTCTCGTAGTGCAGGGGTTGAAGAGGTCGTAAAGTGTTTGGAAActcaggggactagttttggtaatccgaacagaatagtgacggatagaGGTGCAGCatttatgtccaatttgttcCGTGAGTATTGTGAGAAGCAGAAAATtcagcatttaatgattgccacaggcgttccacgggggaatggtcaagtcgaaaggatgcacaagtTAGTGGTGCCTATGATGTCAAAATTGGGTCAGAGTAATTTCGGTAGATGGTATgagcatctaggaaaagtacagcaaatgatcaacagtgttgagccgcgaatTACCAAGGTAACAactttcaagatattgacaTTTCAAGACATGCGTATGGAATGGATCAGAAAATAAAggaaatattggaagaatcacttatcgaagagttggGAGcgcgaaaaaattaaaaaggaagtagttgaaagCATCGCACtgttacagcaggaaaacaagaagagttttgatttaaaaaggaaactaaaTAGACAGTATGAGGCTAATGAACTTGTAGttatcaagcgtactcagtttggtactggattaaagctaaaaggaaagtatctagggccgtataaggtggttaaGGTAAAGAATCATGGGAGGTACGAGGTCGAGAAGATTGGTGATACATTTGTTAGAACTCACTGTTTGAAGTgtatgaaaccttggctatgcgaatggtccgtcaggacagccgaatgtagaAAAcgagggaaagagagagacaggaagCGGTTGTGTTTTCGTCGCGTCGTCTATGTAGAGCAGTAATTTTCTCTGAGGGAGCCGATGGCAAGAGAGGGAGATCACTCTGTTTTcggttcagccacgcatcagacacACCGGCGCATAATCGAAAATATCAtcacttgtaaaacttggcttattaataaatattacTCGTTGCCAAGTGTCAGTCTATACTCCGTCAAGTAAAGACGCGCCAAATCTAAGCAGCAGCGAGCGCACCGAAATCCAACACACAAAACCTAACACAAAAACATTCAAGTGCACAAAGCAAACtcccaaaaaaaccaaaaacaaacaccTAACGAACAGTTACAAAATTAAGTGCAGCGGGCGTCAGCCCTAACCTACCTGAAATGTCGCGACCACCAGACCCAAAATTCCACGCACCGTGGGACATATCATCGTTTCTCGAACCCAAATATATTACAATAATCAGAACAGACAATAAAACCTTCGAAAACGTGTCCCCCTTCATTATCAAAAAAGTCATTGACTTCCAATGCGGAGGGGAAGTTGACTCAGTCAAGAAAATCAGGGACGGTTCACTTCTCATTAAAACAAAAGGAACAGCCCAGGCAACAAAGCTCCTGAAAATCGTAAAATTCCACGACTTTCCTGTGAAAGCTTCAGAGCACAAAACCCTTAACTCCTCCAAAGGTGTCATCTACTCCAACGATTTACGCAACATAGAAATAGAAATCATCAAAAGCGAACTCAAAACACAAAAGGTCATTGACGCAACTAAAATTCACAAACAGAAAGATGGCTTACTCCAAGAAACCGGACTGATTATCCTCACATTCGATACACCAACACTCCCACAGCATATTATGATAGGATACGAACGAGTAAACGTTCGCCCCCAAACGCCTCGCCCCCTCAAATGCAATAACTGCCAGAAATTCGGTCACCCAACCAAATACTGCACAACCACCAAAATCTGCAAAAACTGCTCCGAAGTACACCCCGCCGACGACGATCTATGCTCCAAGCCCAAATTCTGCAGCAACTGCAAACATAACACCAACATCCAAAACAACCACAGCCCACTAGACCCCAAATGTCCGGAATTTCTCAAGCAAAAAGAGATTGCAATTATCAAATCTTCCGAGAAAGTAGACTTCTTAAccgcaaaaaaaatatattttcaaCGCAACACACACCAATCCACACCATACGCCGAGATAGCTGCAAAAGCACAAACAGTAACATCGACCCCCAACCACCCTTCATCATCATACAACACTCAGACCACACACTACCAAAGGCCAATTACTAACTACGCAGACATCTCAAACTCAAACACACACCCATCCAAACCAATACAGCAACCCACCCAAGAAGAAATGGACATGGACACAGACCGCGAGGCAACaactaaaaccaaaaacacCAAAACCATCCCAGATACCGACCGCAAACTCCGAAGCTGGACTAAAGAAAAGGACAAACTCAGCCTAGTCACCAAGCCACTCAAGGCAAAAGATAAAtccgaaaaaacaaaaactacaaaCCTAGCGTCACTATCCAACAACACCCTTCCTAGCCAAATATACAACGAAGAAGAACTCTAAATAATAACAATAGTATTAACATTCATTTTAAGCCCCTTAGTAGAAAACACCAACACTAGTATGCAACTTAAAATTATGCAATGGAACATACACGGCTACAAAAACAACTACATTGAATTACAAAGTCTCATGAAATCATATAACCCCCTAATCGTTGCCCTACAAGAAACCCGCATATCCAACCCCAATTATCTCCCTATCCCAACCAACTATTCAATATACTGCAGCTATAACCAGCTTAGTGCTTTTGGAGGCACAGCCATCCTCATACACAACTCCATACCCCACACCCAAATCCCTCTCAACTCCGACTTTGACGCAGTAGGTGTCAACatcaaatccaaatccaaacTCAACATCATATCCTCATACATCTCCCCAAACAAACCCTTCAACGCCCGCAATCTACATAACGTCCTGACCCTAACCACAAACGACCCCACCCTAGTCCTAGGAGACTTTAACAGCTGGCACCCCTACTGGGGCTCACCTAAGGCCAACCCAAGAGGGAAAACTCTAGCCTCCTTCCTAGACCATTCCAACTACATCCTCCTAAACGAGAAATCCCCCACCCACTTATCAACACACAAGACATTCACCCACATTGACCTCTCCCTAGCATCAGCAACTATTGCTCCAGAACTCCTCTGGGAAGTAATAGACGACCTCCACGGTAGCGACCACTTCCCCATACTAATCTCTCTCTTCAACAACCCATCCCTCCCAAACTTTACCTCTAAGCCGTCCTTCAAACTGAAAAGAGCCGACTGGGACCTCTACCAAAAACACATCCATAAACTCAACTTCACTACCCAAACAAGCGACAACGTCAACAGGGAAAACGCtctaattaaaaaaataataatccaAACATCCATCcatcaacatcgactaaccttcttgagttttctaacctaatccaccgtggttttcaaattggtttgcagacggatgtagtttttacggacttcagcaaggcattcgattctgtgaaccatgctctgcttattcaaaagctctctttattagggttcccaacgaatcttctagattggattttgtcctatctctctaaccgtactcaacgtgttttgttttctaacgtgttgtcaaatactgttaatgttacttcaggtgtgccacagggaagtcatctgggcccgcttctgtttattttatttgtgaacgaccttcctcaagttataacatactctactacactaatgtatgctgatgatgtcaaaatctgtctttcttactctgattggtatttgcacacacgccttcaacttgatctaagtgaactactattgtggtgttcaactaatcttctttttctgaacctttccaaatgcaaacttatgacattttaccgtcgcgctcctcattttgtctcatatgttctaggaaatcatgtccttgagcgaatttcgagttcaaatgacctcggagtcctttttgatcataagatgtgtttcaacacccatatagctgcaactgtaaataaagctaagggtgttttagcgttcatcaagcgttggtccaaggagtttgacgacccgtacgttacgaaacaactgtacatctcgttagtacgtcctatattggagtattgttcttgtgtgtggagcccgcagtataaagagcagcaggctgttattgaatccgtgcaaaagcaatttttaatttttgcccttcggaactttaactgggactcgggtagaatcttgccaccctaccggtctaggctaaatcttattgacctgccgtcgttgcaccatcgcagaatatgcaatggcgtaatgttcgtgcacaagctccttcttgggactgttgactcccaaactctcttgggtcagattgacttggccgttccatccagacctacccgtacttttaggcctatccgtctacccatatgtaggtctaattatgctgatcatgaaccttttagggttttatgccataattataactccctctgtcaaaccctatcccctgaactgtctcttaaactaattgcatgcaatatttataatcatttaaatttagctaacttttaacttatccttttccgcctttagtaacgaagtaccattattaccagataatttgttaatttaataaataaataaataaataaaaagcgCCCACCTTTCCATCCCCCAAAACACCACTTCCTCCCTCCCCCGTACCGTTCCCTGGTGGAACAAAGAACTAGCAATCcttaaaagtataaaaatcACTAAATGGAAAAAGCTCAAACGAGACATAAAAAACACCACCTACATAgaatataaacgagggggaacgttgtgagttgctgcgtacaccgcaactctacagttatacccgatactaagtcagtatggctctcctgcggcagacgccgctaatattgaaccacacgacaaagagtgcgtgcgagagagacagaaaatcagtctgagcgtgacgtcgggcgctgcgtggccactgcaaattgctttcttgcttttggctaaaaaaatgatccgatctgatccagattcagcagtctgatagatatagtcattatctatgattctgcgtttttagttttctcg contains:
- the LOC117186228 gene encoding uncharacterized protein LOC117186228, giving the protein MGGLWEAGVKTAKSLLLRAVGSALLTAEELATVLVGIEAIMSSRPLGAISQDPSDGEALTPGHLLTGGSLIAPPALRTTDQESLSCLRRWRLVSSVRQAFWQRWSREYVLGLQIRGKWHQRQPNLEEVDVVIVAEDNLPPQEWLGGRVIATHEGEDGMVRVVEIRTSTGAVFRRAIHKLAPLPMC